A window of the Deinococcus gobiensis I-0 genome harbors these coding sequences:
- a CDS encoding type III polyketide synthase — protein MAPTVRSLVTGTPPYSAAQTEVRAAAAELFPRLGARRGLLDVFANAQIETRPLSRPLAWYRAPHTFPEKNAVFVEEARALCLRLAEGALAQAEIAPGDVDAVVVVNTSGISTPSLDAYLIEALGLRRHAARLPLWGLGCAGGASGLARAADLVRAGYRRVLYVAVELCSLTLIAGDESKSNFVGTALFSDGGAALVVTAPDVPGPPPLLTLHGAYSTLIEDSEDIMGWDVVEDGLKVRFSRDIPALVRAMMQDNVRDALETNGWTRADLGIYVVHPGGVKVLDAYEEALELPGGTLDASREVLRRCGNMSSATVLFVLEEILRGQPRGRGLLSAMGPGFSAEHVLVEFPAASAGA, from the coding sequence ATGGCTCCCACCGTGCGGTCGCTCGTGACCGGAACTCCCCCCTACAGCGCCGCGCAGACCGAGGTGAGGGCCGCCGCCGCCGAGCTGTTTCCCCGCCTGGGCGCACGCCGGGGGCTGCTCGACGTGTTCGCCAACGCGCAGATCGAAACCCGGCCCCTGTCCCGGCCGCTGGCGTGGTACCGCGCGCCCCACACCTTTCCGGAGAAGAACGCCGTATTCGTCGAGGAGGCGCGCGCCCTGTGCCTGCGGCTGGCCGAGGGGGCGCTGGCCCAGGCCGAGATAGCGCCGGGCGACGTGGACGCCGTGGTCGTGGTGAACACGAGCGGCATCAGCACGCCCAGCCTCGACGCCTACCTGATCGAGGCGCTGGGGCTGCGCCGGCACGCCGCGCGGCTGCCGCTGTGGGGGCTGGGCTGCGCGGGCGGCGCGTCGGGGCTGGCGCGCGCCGCCGACCTCGTGCGCGCGGGCTACCGGCGGGTGCTGTACGTGGCGGTCGAGCTGTGCAGCCTGACCCTGATCGCGGGCGACGAGTCCAAGAGCAACTTCGTGGGCACGGCGCTGTTCTCGGACGGCGGCGCGGCGCTGGTCGTCACCGCCCCCGACGTGCCGGGACCGCCCCCGCTGCTGACCCTGCACGGCGCGTATTCGACCCTCATCGAGGACAGCGAGGACATCATGGGCTGGGACGTGGTCGAGGACGGCCTCAAGGTGCGCTTCTCGCGCGACATCCCGGCGCTGGTGCGCGCCATGATGCAGGACAACGTGCGCGACGCCCTGGAGACGAACGGCTGGACGCGCGCCGACCTGGGCATCTACGTCGTGCATCCCGGGGGCGTGAAGGTGCTGGACGCCTACGAGGAGGCGCTGGAGCTGCCCGGCGGCACCCTCGACGCCAGCCGCGAGGTGCTGCGCCGCTGCGGCAACATGAGCAGCGCGACGGTGCTGTTCGTGCTGGAGGAGATCCTGCGCGGCCAGCCCCGGGGCCGGGGCCTGCTGAGCGCGATGGGACC
- a CDS encoding gamma carbonic anhydrase family protein, whose amino-acid sequence MPLYSLEGHVPDVHPESFVAPSADLIGRVRLERASSVWFGAVLRGDTETITVGAGSNVQDGAVLHADPGFPCVLEADVTVGHRAVVHGARCAAGSLVGMGAVMLNGSVLGEGAVLGAGAVLSAGAEVPAGMLALGVPARVLRPATPGDNAANYRERARQYRQGLAPAGEKA is encoded by the coding sequence ATGCCGCTGTATTCCCTGGAGGGGCATGTCCCCGACGTTCATCCTGAAAGTTTCGTCGCGCCCAGTGCCGACCTCATCGGCCGCGTGCGGCTGGAGCGTGCCAGCAGCGTGTGGTTCGGCGCGGTGCTGCGCGGCGACACCGAGACCATCACGGTCGGTGCGGGCAGCAATGTCCAGGACGGCGCGGTCCTGCACGCCGATCCCGGCTTTCCCTGCGTGCTGGAGGCGGACGTGACGGTCGGCCACCGCGCCGTCGTCCACGGGGCGCGCTGCGCCGCCGGAAGCCTGGTGGGCATGGGGGCCGTCATGCTCAACGGGTCGGTGCTGGGCGAGGGCGCGGTGCTGGGGGCCGGAGCCGTCCTGAGCGCCGGAGCCGAGGTGCCTGCCGGGATGCTGGCCCTGGGTGTGCCCGCGAGGGTGCTGCGCCCGGCCACGCCCGGCGACAACGCCGCGAATTACCGGGAGCGCGCCCGGCAGTACCGCCAGGGCCTCGCGCCCGCCGGGGAGAAGGCGTGA
- a CDS encoding YjgN family protein — protein sequence MSLPTDPAPVSLGKDPPDAAPDANTANGPVAAQVQVFPAHFSGQAGEYFRLWLVNLALSVVTLGLYLPWARVRNRQYLYGHTWVDGHNFEYAANPWALLRGYLLVGVFFGAYSAATQLQFSGWEWVAGPVALIFVLAYPWLVRQSLRFLARSTVHRGLSFGFGGSLGGAYMAYGVANVAAGVSFGLALPLAWYAQRDYQVRGLRYGAATGRFRGGPGGLYLIGLTALGLTVGGGLIVGVLSTLGAVLLRSGQTAPFGDEFGDILEQPGVLAGIVATYLGFLVLYMVGWQYVRAATLRYVLNHFELGGVVRARATFSTARLVWIGVSNAAAQLVSLGLLTPWATVRRARYVAAHTQVLSLVDLGTFVAGPAAPAGALGEAATELLDINLGF from the coding sequence ATGAGCCTCCCGACCGACCCGGCCCCCGTGTCCCTGGGCAAGGACCCGCCGGACGCCGCGCCGGACGCGAACACCGCGAATGGGCCGGTCGCCGCGCAGGTGCAGGTCTTCCCGGCCCACTTCAGCGGACAGGCGGGCGAATACTTCCGGCTGTGGCTGGTCAACCTGGCCCTGAGCGTGGTGACGCTGGGCCTGTACCTGCCCTGGGCACGGGTGCGCAACCGGCAGTACCTGTACGGCCATACCTGGGTCGACGGCCACAACTTCGAGTATGCGGCCAACCCCTGGGCGCTGCTGCGCGGCTACCTGCTCGTCGGGGTCTTCTTCGGGGCCTACAGCGCCGCCACGCAGCTTCAGTTCAGCGGCTGGGAGTGGGTCGCGGGACCGGTCGCGCTGATCTTCGTGCTCGCCTATCCGTGGCTGGTGCGCCAGTCGCTGCGCTTTCTGGCCCGCAGCACCGTCCACCGGGGCCTGAGTTTCGGCTTCGGGGGCAGCCTGGGCGGGGCCTACATGGCCTACGGCGTGGCGAACGTGGCCGCCGGGGTCTCCTTCGGGCTGGCGCTGCCGCTGGCGTGGTACGCGCAGCGCGACTATCAGGTGCGCGGCCTGCGCTACGGCGCGGCGACGGGGCGTTTCCGGGGCGGGCCGGGGGGGCTGTACCTCATCGGACTGACGGCGCTGGGCCTCACGGTGGGCGGCGGCCTGATCGTCGGGGTCCTGAGTACCTTGGGGGCCGTCCTGCTCCGCTCCGGCCAGACGGCGCCCTTCGGCGACGAGTTCGGGGACATTCTCGAACAGCCGGGCGTCCTCGCGGGGATCGTCGCCACCTACCTCGGGTTTCTGGTCCTGTACATGGTGGGGTGGCAGTACGTCCGGGCGGCCACGCTGCGCTACGTCCTGAACCACTTCGAACTCGGCGGGGTGGTGCGGGCCCGCGCGACTTTCAGCACCGCGCGCCTCGTGTGGATCGGCGTGAGCAACGCCGCCGCGCAGCTCGTGTCGCTGGGGCTGCTCACGCCCTGGGCGACGGTGCGCCGGGCCCGCTACGTCGCCGCGCACACGCAGGTGCTCTCGCTGGTGGACCTGGGCACCTTCGTCGCCGGACCGGCCGCGCCGGCCGGCGCGCTGGGCGAGGCCGCCACCGAACTGCTCGACATCAACCTGGGATTCTGA
- a CDS encoding M48 family metallopeptidase — protein MPVPPPAPAAPLTLSGTYFDGRSSQPWPATLETGPGGRATLTLAGPGPSPEPAAPLHWPAAALRAEPALPGLRRVIRLPGGGRFETGDEAGVRALEARTRQNRVLGGVRRLEGSWALTLGATAALGLFVWGFLTFGLPALARSTAAVTPVAVLETFDRESVRLLDTDDFLAPSRLSAARQAQLRREFARVSAWAGGGYRYRLLLRDGEPAHAPFALGANAFALPGGTVVMTDQLVALARSDRELMGVLAHETGHVTRRHGLASVYQGLGLALLGTAVTGDLVGAATFAAAVPSTLLQNGYSRRAETEADERAGAYLLRAYGTTRPLRDILARLEAQDRAGEGGPEPQDSASPGDLLRTHPGTAQRLAHLREIENAAR, from the coding sequence ATGCCCGTCCCCCCACCTGCCCCGGCCGCACCCCTGACCCTGAGCGGCACGTATTTCGATGGCCGCAGCAGCCAGCCCTGGCCCGCCACCCTGGAGACCGGACCCGGAGGACGGGCGACCCTGACCCTGGCCGGCCCCGGCCCATCCCCGGAGCCCGCAGCCCCCCTGCACTGGCCGGCGGCGGCGCTGCGGGCCGAACCGGCGCTGCCGGGCCTGCGGCGGGTGATCCGGCTGCCCGGGGGCGGGCGATTCGAGACCGGCGACGAGGCCGGGGTCCGCGCCCTGGAGGCCCGGACCCGCCAGAACCGCGTGCTGGGCGGGGTGCGCCGGCTGGAGGGCAGCTGGGCACTGACCCTGGGGGCCACCGCCGCGCTCGGGCTGTTCGTGTGGGGGTTCCTGACCTTCGGGCTGCCCGCCCTGGCCCGCAGCACCGCCGCCGTGACCCCTGTAGCCGTGCTGGAGACCTTCGACCGCGAGAGCGTCCGCCTGCTGGACACCGACGATTTCCTGGCTCCCAGCCGCCTGAGCGCCGCCCGGCAGGCCCAGTTGAGGCGGGAATTCGCGCGGGTGAGCGCCTGGGCCGGGGGCGGCTACCGCTACCGCCTGCTGCTGCGCGACGGCGAACCGGCACATGCGCCCTTCGCGCTGGGGGCCAACGCCTTCGCGCTGCCGGGCGGCACCGTCGTCATGACCGACCAGCTCGTGGCGCTCGCGCGCAGCGACCGCGAACTCATGGGCGTGCTGGCGCACGAAACCGGGCACGTGACCCGGCGCCACGGGCTGGCGAGCGTGTACCAGGGGCTGGGGCTGGCGCTGCTGGGCACCGCCGTGACCGGCGACCTCGTGGGAGCGGCCACCTTCGCCGCCGCCGTGCCCTCGACCCTGCTGCAAAACGGCTACTCGCGGCGCGCCGAGACCGAGGCCGACGAGCGCGCCGGGGCCTACCTCCTGCGCGCCTACGGCACCACCCGCCCGCTGCGCGACATCCTGGCCCGGCTGGAGGCCCAGGACCGGGCCGGCGAGGGCGGCCCGGAACCGCAGGACTCCGCCTCGCCCGGCGACCTGCTACGCACCCACCCCGGCACCGCGCAGCGCCTCGCCCACCTGCGCGAGATCGAGAACGCCGCGCGCTGA